One genomic segment of Mytilus trossulus isolate FHL-02 chromosome 4, PNRI_Mtr1.1.1.hap1, whole genome shotgun sequence includes these proteins:
- the LOC134714592 gene encoding uncharacterized protein LOC134714592 isoform X1, translating to MASQSSVFSNASTVPLDLIDEQDDDFVNEIEEVDRIFFGNVEINEINEHDFNTNDDDDTDNDESDKENTEPCPIAFSDLDINESVKEKQFLENTCKCEKLYNKVPCSTIVNHEVLSEYRYSCLEMDKNELDMVIKVQLFAHRHNDTNVDAKKHKSKERERINQQYYFNGHQICRKTFLFAHAIGKSQLDSISKSLEKEGLKPRTHGNSGKTPKHALSITDIQRVKHFLQEYAVKFGVPLPGRLPNHKDLKVTLLPSDKTKADIHQIYQEAASSLNYRAISLSEFKKLWLEQCPQIVLMKPATDLCSACQSFTVSLSNTGNMTEEEKTILLQNYGGHVEKVKKQRDYYRDQCQESKENYTQLPDNQRNRGQPPLSFEGSMHYSFDYAQQIHYPHYAQQVGPLFFKTPRKCQCFGVCAEGPGSQIFYLVDESEETGKGANSVISMLHHHFEYKSYGETTVKLHMDNCTGQT from the exons ATGGCAAGTCAAAGTAGTGTTTTCTCTAACGCAAGTACTGTACCGCTTGATTTGATTGATGAACAAGATGACGATTTCGTCAACGAAATTGAAGAAGTCGATAGAATATTTTTTGGGAAtgtagaaatcaatgaaattaatgAACATGACTTTAACACAAACGATGATGATGACACAGATAATGACGAGTCTGATAAAGAAAATACTGAGCCATGTCCGATAGCTTTCAGTGATTTAGACATAAATGAATCtgtcaaagaaaaacaatttcttGAAAACACTTGCAAATGTGAAAAACTATACAATAAAGTACCATGCAGCACTATTGTTAACCACGAAGTATTGTCTGAATATAGATATAGTTGTttagaaatggacaaaaatgagCTTGACATGGTAATAAAAGTTCAACTGTTTGCACACAGACACAATGACACAAATGTTGATGCCAAAAAACATAAAAGCAAAGAAAGAGAAAGAATAAATCAGCAGTATTATTTTAATGGCCACCAGATATGCAGGAAGACTTTTTTATTTGCACATGCAATTGGAAAATCTCAGCTAGATTCTATATCGAAATCATTGGAAAAAGAAGGTTTAAAACCCAGGACTCATGGAAACTCTGGTAAAACCCCTAAGCATGCTTTGTCCATAACTGATATTCAGAGAGTGAAGCATTTTCTTCAGGAATATGCTGTTAAATTTGGAGTCCCCTTGCCTGGTCGTTTGCCAAATCACAAAGACTTAAAGGTGACTTTACTGCCTTCAGATAAAACTAAAGCTgacatacatcaaatatatcaagaaGCTGCATCTTCACTTAACTACAGGGCAATAAGTTTATCTGAGTTTAAGAAGTTGTGGTTAGAGCAGTGTCCACAAATAGTCCTCATGAAACCAGCAACAGATTTATGTTCAGCTTGTCAAAGCTTTACTGTCAGTTTAAGTAACACAGGAAATATGACAGAAGAAGAAAAGACCATTTTGTTACAAAACTATGGTGGTCATGTTGAAAAGGTTAAGAAACAGAGAGACTATTACAGAGATCAATGCCAAGAAAGCAAGGAGAATTATACTCAGTTACCAGACAATCAAAGAAACAGAG GTCAACCGCCACTATCATTTGAGGGAAGCATGCATTACAGCTTTGACTATGCACAACAAATACACTATCCACACTATGCACAACAAGTGGGGCCATTGTTTTTCAAAACTCCAAGGAAATGTCAGTGTTTTGGTGTCTGTGCTGAAGGTCCAG GATCACAGATATTTTACCTTGTTGATGAAAGTGAAGAGACTGGAAAGGGTGCCAATAGTGTAATTAGCATGCTACATCACCATTTTGAATATAAGTCATATGGGGAAACAACAGTCAAACTTCACATGGACAACTGTACAGGGCAGACATGA
- the LOC134714592 gene encoding uncharacterized protein LOC134714592 isoform X2, with protein MASQSSVFSNASTVPLDLIDEQDDDFVNEIEEVDRIFFGNVEINEINEHDFNTNDDDDTDNDESDKENTEPCPIAFSDLDINESVKEKQFLENTCKCEKLYNKVPCSTIVNHEVLSEYRYSCLEMDKNELDMVIKVQLFAHRHNDTNVDAKKHKSKERERINQQYYFNGHQICRKTFLFAHAIGKSQLDSISKSLEKEGLKPRTHGNSGKTPKHALSITDIQRVKHFLQEYAVKFGVPLPGRLPNHKDLKVTLLPSDKTKADIHQIYQEAASSLNYRAISLSEFKKLWLEQCPQIVLMKPATDLCSACQSFTVSLSNTGNMTEEEKTILLQNYGGHVEKVKKQRDYYRDQCQESKENYTQLPDNQRNRGQPPLSFEGSMHYSFDYAQQIHYPHYAQQVGPLFFKTPRKCQCFGVCAEGPVKRLERVPIV; from the exons ATGGCAAGTCAAAGTAGTGTTTTCTCTAACGCAAGTACTGTACCGCTTGATTTGATTGATGAACAAGATGACGATTTCGTCAACGAAATTGAAGAAGTCGATAGAATATTTTTTGGGAAtgtagaaatcaatgaaattaatgAACATGACTTTAACACAAACGATGATGATGACACAGATAATGACGAGTCTGATAAAGAAAATACTGAGCCATGTCCGATAGCTTTCAGTGATTTAGACATAAATGAATCtgtcaaagaaaaacaatttcttGAAAACACTTGCAAATGTGAAAAACTATACAATAAAGTACCATGCAGCACTATTGTTAACCACGAAGTATTGTCTGAATATAGATATAGTTGTttagaaatggacaaaaatgagCTTGACATGGTAATAAAAGTTCAACTGTTTGCACACAGACACAATGACACAAATGTTGATGCCAAAAAACATAAAAGCAAAGAAAGAGAAAGAATAAATCAGCAGTATTATTTTAATGGCCACCAGATATGCAGGAAGACTTTTTTATTTGCACATGCAATTGGAAAATCTCAGCTAGATTCTATATCGAAATCATTGGAAAAAGAAGGTTTAAAACCCAGGACTCATGGAAACTCTGGTAAAACCCCTAAGCATGCTTTGTCCATAACTGATATTCAGAGAGTGAAGCATTTTCTTCAGGAATATGCTGTTAAATTTGGAGTCCCCTTGCCTGGTCGTTTGCCAAATCACAAAGACTTAAAGGTGACTTTACTGCCTTCAGATAAAACTAAAGCTgacatacatcaaatatatcaagaaGCTGCATCTTCACTTAACTACAGGGCAATAAGTTTATCTGAGTTTAAGAAGTTGTGGTTAGAGCAGTGTCCACAAATAGTCCTCATGAAACCAGCAACAGATTTATGTTCAGCTTGTCAAAGCTTTACTGTCAGTTTAAGTAACACAGGAAATATGACAGAAGAAGAAAAGACCATTTTGTTACAAAACTATGGTGGTCATGTTGAAAAGGTTAAGAAACAGAGAGACTATTACAGAGATCAATGCCAAGAAAGCAAGGAGAATTATACTCAGTTACCAGACAATCAAAGAAACAGAG GTCAACCGCCACTATCATTTGAGGGAAGCATGCATTACAGCTTTGACTATGCACAACAAATACACTATCCACACTATGCACAACAAGTGGGGCCATTGTTTTTCAAAACTCCAAGGAAATGTCAGTGTTTTGGTGTCTGTGCTGAAGGTCCAG TGAAGAGACTGGAAAGGGTGCCAATAGTGTAA